The Desulfuromonadaceae bacterium genome contains the following window.
CTGAGCAGGATACCGAAGAAGGGGTAGAGCACCCCGGCGGCGATCGGGATGCCGACGCCGTTGTAGATGAAGGCGAAAAACAGGTTCTGGCGGATATTGCGCATGACCGCGCGGCTGAGGCGCAGGCCGCTGACAATGC
Protein-coding sequences here:
- a CDS encoding haloacid dehalogenase, producing the protein IVSGLRLSRAVMRNIRQNLFFAFIYNGVGIPIAAGVLYPFFGILLSPMIAGAAMAFSSVSVISNALRLRKIDI